One part of the Oceanotoga teriensis genome encodes these proteins:
- a CDS encoding carbohydrate ABC transporter permease has protein sequence MQKNKKIKKMIFTYILLILLSLFFIFPFLWVLSTSFKGAEDIFGNGLNLIPKSFTIKNYVEVFTAIPMAKYFLNTLIITFIGVAFQVILASLAAYPLARLDFKGRNLIFYLILLPMLIPVEGSLVINFITILNLQLYNTYLSVVLPGAVSIFGIFLMRQHYLSVPKELEDAARIDGCNEFQVWWKITFPLVRPATSALAIFSFAAFWNSFLWPLIVLKDSNKFPLQVGLSQLNTQFNQNFRTISAAIVIATIPILVFFFFTQRYFIEGYKGAVKQ, from the coding sequence ATGCAAAAAAATAAAAAAATTAAAAAAATGATTTTTACATATATTTTGTTGATTTTATTATCTCTTTTTTTCATATTTCCTTTTTTGTGGGTATTATCTACTTCATTTAAAGGAGCAGAAGATATCTTTGGAAATGGTTTAAATTTGATACCTAAATCTTTTACGATTAAAAATTATGTTGAGGTTTTTACAGCTATCCCAATGGCAAAATATTTTTTAAATACTTTAATAATAACTTTTATAGGTGTAGCTTTTCAAGTCATCTTAGCATCTTTGGCAGCATACCCATTGGCAAGACTTGATTTTAAAGGAAGAAATTTAATTTTTTATTTGATTCTTTTACCAATGTTAATACCTGTTGAAGGATCTTTAGTTATAAATTTTATAACTATTTTAAATCTTCAACTTTATAATACATATCTTTCAGTTGTTTTGCCAGGAGCTGTTAGTATATTTGGAATATTTTTGATGAGACAGCATTATTTATCAGTTCCTAAAGAACTTGAGGATGCAGCGAGAATAGATGGATGTAATGAATTTCAAGTTTGGTGGAAAATAACTTTTCCACTCGTTAGACCTGCAACTTCTGCTTTAGCTATTTTTTCATTTGCTGCATTTTGGAATAGTTTTTTATGGCCTTTGATAGTATTAAAAGACTCTAATAAATTTCCTTTACAAGTTGGATTATCACAATTAAATACGCAATTCAATCAAAATTTTAGAACTATATCAGCAGCTATTGTAATAGCAACTATACCTATTTTAGTTTTCTTTTTCTTCACTCAAAGATATTTTATTGAAGGATATAAAGGTGCTGTAAAACAATAA